From Leptotrichia wadei, one genomic window encodes:
- a CDS encoding esterase/lipase family protein, protein MKDILIGSTFKTAEIIIAKNIIAKLLYHEYKVKIYYKKNDDSRKNQDFLVLLHGIYGKSSDMESIAQNFKDNYRIINIQYPTTKETAEEISDLYIEPNIENIKEQIFSENFHKKIGNQYYEIAENSNKINKNFNQNIKINFVAHSMGTGILRYYLKENPLENLGKVVFISPPSHGSHLADVPFVDKLPSMLGKVVPQFSTKKDSFVNQLGEPDYDYMILIGNKTNNPLYSMIIRGKDDGMVPLKTAKMKSDNFKIIENTTHTSILKDKRTMKEISEFFKSSDLNKEKEK, encoded by the coding sequence ATGAAAGATATATTAATTGGTTCAACATTTAAGACAGCCGAAATTATTATAGCAAAAAATATCATAGCAAAACTTCTCTATCACGAATATAAAGTTAAAATCTATTATAAAAAGAATGATGATTCTCGGAAAAATCAGGATTTTTTGGTGCTTCTTCATGGTATTTATGGAAAAAGTTCAGATATGGAAAGCATCGCTCAAAATTTTAAGGACAATTACAGGATTATTAATATTCAGTATCCCACAACAAAAGAAACTGCTGAGGAAATTTCTGATCTTTATATAGAGCCAAATATTGAAAATATTAAAGAGCAGATTTTCTCAGAAAATTTTCATAAAAAAATAGGAAATCAATATTATGAAATAGCTGAAAACAGTAATAAAATAAACAAAAATTTTAATCAAAATATAAAAATTAATTTTGTGGCACATTCGATGGGAACTGGAATCCTTCGGTATTATTTAAAGGAAAATCCACTTGAAAATCTAGGAAAAGTCGTATTTATTTCTCCACCATCACACGGAAGTCATCTGGCAGACGTTCCTTTTGTCGATAAACTCCCGTCTATGCTTGGAAAAGTCGTTCCACAATTTAGCACAAAAAAAGACAGTTTTGTAAATCAGCTTGGCGAGCCTGATTACGACTATATGATTTTAATTGGAAATAAAACAAATAATCCGCTGTATTCGATGATAATTCGTGGAAAAGACGACGGGATGGTGCCTCTAAAAACTGCAAAAATGAAATCTGATAATTTCAAAATTATTGAAAATACGACTCACACCAGTATTCTAAAGGATAAACGAACGATGAAGGAAATTTCTGAATTTTTCAAAAGTTCAGATCTAAATAAAGAGAAGGAAAAATAA
- a CDS encoding type III pantothenate kinase, with the protein MILGFDIGNTHIVPIFYNEVGNILATFRIPTHLEFTEDTLFVMLNEFAKSKNLEISNIKNIIVSSVVPNINENFIRLGKKYFEIDPTFVTLDNVENKIKEIKILPNMERGLGADRIVDILAAKKLYPEKELLIIDFGTATTFDMIKDSTYMGGCIIPGIALSINALFSNTAALPKIEFTEPETVLGINTVSQINAGIFYGNVGSIKELILQYKKFFPNAYVIATGGQGEKISEYIKQIDEYVPKLGEMGIFEFYRLNFLKENSDGI; encoded by the coding sequence ATGATTTTAGGATTTGATATTGGAAATACACATATTGTACCAATTTTTTATAATGAAGTTGGAAATATTTTAGCAACATTCAGAATACCGACACATTTGGAGTTTACCGAAGATACTCTTTTTGTAATGTTAAACGAATTTGCAAAAAGCAAAAATCTGGAAATTTCAAATATAAAAAATATTATAGTTTCATCGGTTGTTCCAAACATTAATGAAAACTTTATAAGGCTTGGAAAAAAATATTTTGAAATTGATCCAACTTTTGTAACGCTTGACAATGTAGAAAATAAGATAAAAGAAATAAAAATCTTGCCAAATATGGAACGTGGGCTTGGAGCAGACAGAATTGTCGATATTTTGGCGGCAAAAAAACTTTATCCAGAAAAGGAGCTTTTAATAATTGACTTTGGAACAGCCACAACCTTTGACATGATAAAGGATTCAACTTATATGGGCGGCTGCATTATTCCAGGAATTGCACTTTCGATAAATGCCCTGTTTAGTAATACTGCCGCTTTGCCTAAAATCGAATTTACAGAGCCTGAAACTGTTCTGGGAATAAATACAGTTTCTCAAATTAATGCTGGCATCTTTTATGGAAATGTTGGCTCAATAAAAGAACTAATTCTGCAATATAAAAAGTTTTTCCCAAATGCTTATGTTATCGCAACTGGCGGGCAAGGAGAAAAAATTTCAGAATATATTAAACAAATTGATGAATATGTTCCAAAACTTGGAGAAATGGGGATTTTTGAATTTTATCGACTTAATTTTTTAAAGGAAAATAGTGACGGAATATGA
- a CDS encoding OPT/YSL family transporter, whose protein sequence is MAKTRKIVSKTGKSETNVTFPAILTGIIGAVLVSSSSFYIALKFGALPWPTIMVTLLSMMTLNLFKKANNKEITISHTIMSAGSMVAGGVAFTMPAYIILGGKLTDINQYQLLLTILGGSVAGAFLSYIFRAKLIEEEKLEFPIGEAAYNLVDSGKSVKNIRYVAFGTLFSSIIAFFRDFSFTKGKAPVIPTVITLKNGLFSIYLSPLLVGMGYVLGFVNTFVWFLGGAIVLFIGEPLAKMFKIADFPIMKNSFGMGFMIGIGIAIVLKIIFANKMKKDTENKSIVAKLLVLSVISIIVITFIYKLPIFLSLVLVLISILCTIIAGYSTGKTGVNPMEIYAIITILLISFLNKMLNGLNIGGIKFYTNLNTLILFMLACIITVACGLAGDILNDFKSGYKMKVKPSEQLFGELIGAIVSSFVITFLFFVFFKVYKVIGPVENTELIALQASIVATVINGIPFLGIFFMGLAAGLILSLLNLPVLTFGIGIYVPFYLTSTVFLGGLVSFIGNKVSKNSHSKLLLISNGLMSGEAIVGVILSIMAYIGLFMK, encoded by the coding sequence ATGGCAAAAACAAGAAAAATAGTATCAAAGACTGGCAAAAGTGAAACAAATGTGACTTTTCCAGCGATTTTAACAGGAATTATCGGAGCAGTTCTAGTATCTTCAAGCTCTTTTTACATCGCACTAAAATTTGGAGCATTACCGTGGCCGACTATAATGGTTACGCTCTTATCTATGATGACGTTAAATTTATTTAAAAAAGCGAATAACAAGGAAATTACAATTTCACATACTATTATGAGCGCTGGATCAATGGTAGCTGGAGGAGTTGCCTTTACAATGCCTGCCTATATTATTCTAGGTGGAAAATTAACGGATATTAATCAGTATCAGCTGCTTTTAACTATTTTGGGCGGAAGTGTTGCAGGAGCATTCTTATCGTACATTTTTCGTGCAAAATTGATTGAAGAGGAAAAATTGGAATTTCCAATTGGAGAAGCTGCCTATAATCTTGTAGATTCAGGAAAAAGTGTGAAAAACATCAGATATGTTGCTTTCGGAACATTATTTAGCTCAATTATTGCTTTTTTTCGTGACTTCAGCTTTACAAAGGGAAAAGCGCCTGTAATTCCAACAGTAATTACACTAAAAAATGGGCTTTTCAGTATTTATCTATCGCCACTTCTGGTTGGAATGGGATATGTGCTTGGATTTGTAAATACATTTGTCTGGTTTTTAGGCGGAGCAATTGTTCTTTTCATTGGAGAGCCGCTTGCAAAAATGTTTAAAATTGCTGATTTTCCTATTATGAAAAACAGTTTTGGAATGGGATTTATGATTGGGATTGGAATTGCTATAGTTTTAAAAATTATTTTTGCAAATAAAATGAAAAAGGATACAGAAAATAAAAGCATTGTAGCAAAATTACTTGTTTTATCGGTTATTTCCATAATTGTTATAACTTTTATTTATAAATTACCAATTTTTCTTTCATTAGTTTTAGTACTGATTTCAATTTTATGTACAATAATCGCTGGATATTCAACTGGAAAAACTGGAGTCAACCCAATGGAAATTTACGCTATAATCACAATTTTACTAATTTCATTTTTAAATAAAATGCTAAATGGCTTAAACATTGGCGGAATAAAATTTTATACAAATTTAAATACTTTAATATTATTTATGCTAGCCTGCATTATAACAGTTGCTTGCGGACTTGCAGGCGATATTCTGAACGACTTTAAATCAGGATACAAAATGAAAGTAAAACCGTCAGAACAGCTTTTTGGAGAACTAATCGGTGCAATCGTAAGTTCATTTGTAATAACATTTTTATTTTTCGTATTTTTCAAAGTCTACAAAGTAATCGGACCTGTTGAAAATACCGAATTAATTGCATTACAGGCTTCCATCGTAGCGACAGTAATAAATGGAATCCCGTTTTTAGGAATTTTCTTTATGGGCCTTGCAGCTGGACTAATTTTAAGCCTTTTAAATTTACCAGTCTTAACTTTTGGAATTGGAATTTATGTTCCATTTTACTTGACTTCAACAGTATTTTTAGGAGGGCTTGTAAGTTTTATAGGAAATAAGGTTTCAAAGAATTCCCATTCAAAACTGCTTTTAATATCAAATGGACTAATGAGCGGAGAAGCAATTGTGGGAGTTATTTTATCTATTATGGCCTACATTGGATTATTTATGAAGTAA
- the asnS gene encoding asparagine--tRNA ligase produces the protein MLLELRELQKNTKEYLGKEIEINGWVKKIRSQKNFGFIELNDGTFFTGIQVVFDEALENFEEISKLTISTSVKVTGIVVESLGKGQDYEIKATKISVYQKADSDYPLQNKRHTFEFLRTIAHLRPRTNAFFATFRVRSILSYAIHKFFQEKNFVYVQTPIITGSDAEGAGEMFRLTTLDINNVPRTENGSIDFKQDFFGKEANLTVSGQLNVETFATAFKNTYTFGPTFRAEKSNTPKHAAEFWMMEPEIAFADLDVNMDIIEEMIKYIVNYVRENAKEEMEFFNKFVDKDLFNRLDTLVNNKFDRITYTEAIEILKNAKKDFEYEVEWGIDLQTEHERYLAEEHFKKPVFVTDYPKDIKAFYMKLNKDGKTVRAVDLLAPGIGEIVGGSQREDDYDVLLGKIREMGLKEEDYWWYLDLRKYGSVPHSGFGLGFDRMLMYITGMTNIRDVIPFPRTTKNLEF, from the coding sequence ATGTTATTAGAATTAAGAGAACTTCAGAAAAATACAAAAGAGTATTTGGGAAAAGAAATTGAAATTAACGGATGGGTAAAAAAAATTAGAAGTCAAAAGAATTTTGGATTTATTGAGTTAAATGATGGAACTTTTTTTACTGGGATTCAAGTTGTGTTTGATGAAGCATTGGAAAATTTTGAAGAAATTTCTAAACTTACAATTTCAACTTCTGTTAAAGTTACAGGAATTGTGGTAGAATCGTTGGGGAAAGGGCAAGATTATGAAATTAAGGCAACAAAAATTTCTGTTTACCAAAAGGCTGATTCAGATTATCCATTGCAAAATAAAAGACATACATTTGAGTTTTTGAGAACGATTGCACATTTACGTCCTAGAACTAATGCATTTTTTGCAACATTCAGAGTACGTTCAATCTTGTCTTATGCAATTCATAAATTCTTTCAGGAAAAGAACTTTGTGTATGTGCAAACTCCGATAATTACTGGAAGTGATGCGGAAGGTGCTGGAGAAATGTTTAGACTTACGACGCTTGATATAAATAATGTTCCAAGAACTGAAAATGGAAGCATTGACTTTAAGCAGGATTTCTTTGGGAAAGAAGCAAATCTTACAGTAAGTGGCCAGTTAAATGTTGAAACATTTGCAACAGCATTTAAAAATACTTATACTTTTGGGCCTACATTCAGGGCTGAAAAGTCTAATACTCCAAAACATGCGGCAGAATTTTGGATGATGGAGCCTGAAATTGCATTTGCTGATTTGGATGTAAATATGGATATTATTGAAGAAATGATAAAATATATTGTAAATTATGTGAGAGAAAATGCTAAGGAAGAAATGGAATTTTTCAATAAATTTGTAGATAAGGATTTATTTAATAGACTTGATACATTAGTAAATAATAAATTTGATAGAATTACTTATACTGAAGCTATTGAAATTTTGAAAAATGCGAAAAAAGATTTTGAATATGAAGTTGAATGGGGAATTGATTTACAAACTGAGCATGAAAGATATTTAGCTGAAGAACATTTCAAAAAACCAGTGTTTGTAACTGATTATCCTAAAGATATTAAAGCGTTTTATATGAAATTAAATAAAGATGGTAAAACTGTAAGAGCGGTTGATTTATTGGCGCCTGGAATTGGGGAAATTGTTGGAGGAAGCCAAAGGGAAGATGACTACGATGTTCTTTTAGGAAAAATTCGTGAAATGGGATTGAAAGAGGAAGACTACTGGTGGTACTTAGACTTAAGAAAATATGGAAGTGTGCCACATTCAGGATTCGGACTTGGATTTGACAGAATGCTTATGTATATTACAGGGATGACAAATATTAGAG